The Anopheles coluzzii chromosome 2, AcolN3, whole genome shotgun sequence genome window below encodes:
- the LOC120947641 gene encoding leucine-rich alpha-2-glycoprotein-like, with translation MAHSVCKTFAFTAMGRYSSVLLLTLAVIGLPCLPVSLAVATCTPGMAMTCMLPKLNMLTDGYTTLRNIPPDTYYSVRVEMLHLPISPSGAFLTRMSEFFSKLELYVYHDPVFQIAPGTYLSSIQVLEAPSMKQLLVGAGDNNVTELIIYTCGLERIPQTIGNLPLLEDLTFSECALRNFSLGAFGQNRRLRVLDLSRNQIETIIPTTREMPQAIEYLYLSSNRLENLDMSAFIGLPSLSMIDLRNNNLAKIASEQTVTWSTMEMLDVSYNRLRTIDLQWLSAPNLKRLILSNNLFEKLPERLRRFPNLQLLGLGDNRLAGVIDLAPLNGLPELNSVDLSNNPTAKVLRSSRPIRLPVLDSLYAEYCSLNRFNTSGIDLPVVSFISLAHNNFSAVAPLGQAFPSIQSFSFYDNPIPCSVLKARAELILSGKLIMGIPPLSVSDCASGSIQISPSLLLCCKA, from the exons ATGGCACATTCCGTGTGCAAAACGTTTGCGTTCACAGCAATGGGACGCTATTCCTCCG TGCTGTTGCTGACACTGGCAGTAATTGGCTTACCATGCCTTCCCGTATCGCTCGCCGTTGCCACCTGTACACCGGGCATGGCGATGACCTGTATGCTGCCAAAGCTCAACATGCTAACCGACGGCTACACGACCCTTCGCAACATTCCACCCGACACGTACTACAGTGTGCGGGTTGAGATGCTGCACCTACCGATCAGTCCCTCCGGCGCCTTCCTAACCCGCATGTCCGAGTTCTTCAGCAAGCTGGAGCTATACGTATACCACGATCCGGTGTTTCAAATCGCACCCGGAACGTACCTCTCCAGCATTCAGGTGCTGGAAGCCCCATCCATGAAGCAGCTGCTTGTCGGTGCCGGTGATAACAACGTTACCGAGCTCATTATCTACACCTGCGGACTGGAGCGCATCCCTCAGACGATCGGCAATTTGCCCCTGCTGGAAGACCTTACCTTCTCGGAGTGTGCACTGCGTAACTTCTCGCTGGGTGCGTTCGGCCAGAACCGGCGCTTGCGGGTGCTCGATCTGAGCCGCAATCAAATCGAGACGATCATACCCACGACCCGCGAAATGCCACAAGCGATCGAGTATCTGTACCTATCCTCGAATCGGCTAGAAAACCTCGACATGTCCGCATTTATCGGGCTGCCCAGCCTATCGATGATTGATCTGAGGAACAACAACCTCGCGAAGATAGCGTCCGAGCAAACGGTCACCTGGTCCACGATGGAGATGCTGGACGTGAGCTACAACCGTTTGCGCACGATCGATCTGCAGTGGCTGTCGGCACCGAACCTGAAGCGGCTCATCTTGAGCAACAATCTGTTCGAGAAGCTACCGGAACGGTTACGGCGCTTCCCCAATCTGCAGCTGCTCGGCCTGGGCGATAACAGGCTGGCGGGCGTGATCGATCTTGCCCCGCTGAACGGGCTGCCCGAACTGAACTCGGTCGATCTGTCCAACAACCCGACGGCGAAGGTCCTGCGCAGCTCACGCCCTATCCGTCTGCCCGTGCTGGACTCGCTGTACGCGGAGTACTGTTCGCTGAATCGGTTCAACACGTCCGGCATTGATCTGCCGGTGGTTAGCTTCATCAGTTTGGCGCACAACAACTTCAGTGCGGTGGCGCCGTTGGGACAAGCATTCCCCTCCATTCAGTCGTTCAGCTTCTACGACAATCCGATACCGTGCAGTGTGTTGAAGGCTCGCGCGGAGCTGATACTGTCGGGGAAGTTGATCATGGGTATACCGCCCCTGTCGGTGAGCGATTGTGCGAGTGGTTCGATTCAGATCTCcccgtcgctgctgctgtgctgtaAAGCTTAA
- the LOC120961478 gene encoding leucine-rich repeat protein SHOC-2-like, giving the protein MESFTLFNNLHSSYGNSFIMTLLAYHEAPKKQIQPTRKPHNRAHSGRSFGEITIMEVNREWTISLLLTLVNLWLWTNGPAIVQSAPQPCQLQGAKCVYDKLNLSADGLQRLRTSGRDLPQVFQIDVKLLITPYPDGVLLQLISEFVQEVVYENYRERILRIPPVSALTDLTLRKAPPLQAVAVAAPNNRLTTLSIKQSNIRSMPSALTNLRQLATLAIENGALESVSLDPLANCLKLSILMCGNNKITQLIPSQNENLFVPLTDLTLANNLLETIDGAFFLPLRRLTYLDLGSNRIQRIEGRPLSLPRVMYIQLVSNQLAELDVTRWNLPNAIEIYFDNNNLTRIPIGIQTLPNLTTLVLPNNLLTVVDLRRLDGWTKLQRINLAANRLTNVIVTGQGRTSLPNLEQLDLSNNQLTQLEYARWDLPKLTTLVVALNGLTRLPDLFKLFPKLRRAFAVQNPLHCNTIRQWQQYIAEFKLAVDAAMPGINCATNSTHKLPSGRVICCVE; this is encoded by the exons ATGGAATCCTTCACCCTGTTCAACAATCTACACTCAAGCTATGGTAATTCATTTATAATGACACTGCTGGCATATCATGAAGCCCCCAAAAAACAGATACAACCCACCCGAAAGCCCCACAATCGAGCTCATTCTGGACGTTCGTTTGGGGAAATAACCATCATGGAAGTGAATCGCGAATGGACCATCTCGTTATTGCTAACATTAG TAAACCTCTGGCTCTGGACAAACGGACCAGCGATCGTTCAATCGGCCCCACAGCCTTGCCAGCTGCAGGGAGCCAAATGTGTCTACGATAAGCTCAACCTTTCGGCCGACGGACTGCAACGCTTGCGCACCTCCGGGCGCGATCTCCCGCAAGTGTTTCAGATCGATGTGAAGCTACTCATCACCCCCTACCCCGACGGTGTTCTACTCCAACTCATCTCGGAGTTTGTGCAGGAAGTCGTCTACGAGAACTACCGCGAACGCATTCTACGCATTCCGCCCGTTTCCGCACTCACCGATCTCACCTTGCGGAAGGCTCCACCACTGCAAGCGGTCGCTGTGGCTGCACCGAACAATCGACTCACCACGCTTAGCATCAAGCAATCGAACATCCGCTCCATGCCGAGTGCGCTGACCAATCTACGCCAGCTGGCCACTCTCGCCATAGAGAACGGAGCCTTGGAGTCTGTCAGTCTCGATCCACTGGCCAACTGTCTAAAGCTGTCTATTCTGATGTGTGGCAACAACAAGATCACACAGCTCATCCCAAGTCAAAATGAGAACCTCTTCGTCCCGCTAACCGATCTGACACTCGCCAACAACCTGCTCGAAACGATCGACGGGGCCTTCTTTCTACCCCTGCGACGACTTACGTACCTTGACCTGGGCTCTAATCGGATCCAGCGCATCGAAGGACGTCCCCTCTCGCTGCCCCGGGTAATGTACATTCAGCTCGTAAGCAATCAGCTCGCCGAGCTGGATGTAACGCGCTGGAACCTGCCGAACGCGATCGAGATCTACttcgacaacaacaacctcaCCCGCATACCGATCGGCATACAAACCCTGCCCAATCTGACCACCCTGGTACTGCCCAACAATCTGCTAACCGTGGTCGATCTGCGCCGCCTAGACGGGTGGACCAAGCTACAGCGCATCAACCTCGCTGCCAACCGGCTAACCAACGTGATCGTAACGGGACAGGGTCGTACATCGCTCCCAAACTTGGAACAGCTGGACCTGTCCAACAATCAGCTCACCCAACTGGAGTACGCACGGTGGGATCTGCCGAAGCTTACCACACTGGTAGTCGCCCTCAATGGGCTCACCCGGTTGCCCGATCTGTTCAAGCTCTTTCCCAAGCTGCGGCGTGCGTTTGCCGTCCAAAATCCCCTGCACTGCAACACCATCCGCCAGTGGCAGCAGTACATAGCGGAGTTTAAGCTGGCCGTTGATGCGGCCATGCCTGGGATTAACTGCGCCACAAACTCCACGCACAAGCTCCCATCGGGGCGTGTCATTTGCTGTGTAGAATAA